A stretch of the Cellulomonas sp. WB94 genome encodes the following:
- a CDS encoding penicillin acylase family protein: MPRRRAVRLSLVVVAALLVVVLVAATVLTFAVIRRPLPQVTGSVQLPGLAAEVAVTRDAQGVAHITADSSADLFRAQGYVHAQDRFFEMDYRRHVTAGRLSELVGENADALEADKVIRTLGWRRVAEQELPLLAPATRDALQAYADGVNAYLAQRDPSSLAVEYTILGLQVDVAQPEPWSPVDSLAWLKAMAWDLRGNYDEELARGLTYSAVRDVQRVDELFPPYPQDLHSPILDAASVQTPVATTTSSVLDLADSGVQQALTAVDAALAAVPHLLGSGEGIGSNSWVVSGAHTASGKPLLANDPHLSISAPGIWSQVALTCREVTAACPYDVAGFSFAGLPGVIIGHNAQLAWGLTNLGADVTDFVLEKVIDGWSLRDGERVPLTTRTETIKVNGGADVELIVRSTSHGPLVSEVLGVGDAGTVPMPDGSPAGRYEVALEWTALSPGRTADAILGLDVAATPADVARSAALFDVPSQNIVYATTDGHIGYQAPGRIPVRADVAGAPLPSDGSWPRPGWDSAYDWTGYVDAAQMPAVEDPAAGFIVAANQAVTPAGVGPYLTSDWDYGYRSQRIRDILTRDIEAGTPLDVASAGSLQLDDHNPFADVLVPALLSVHIADSFDDDGQQLLRTWDRRSGTDSAAAAYFAAVWKTLLRLTFWDEMPDGYEPDGGDRWLEVVRTLLDQPDSPWWDGHSTVGVVEGRDEILTRALVSARSELTASLGKNANEWRWGALHTAAPQHPVLGGPSLPALVRRLVNPSPLGVAGGSALVDATSWDASADSFTVTSAPSMRMVVDLGNLDGSTWVSFTGTSGHPASVHYTDQFDAWATGRTFSWPFTPTAVETGVRDRLTLRPSSGG; the protein is encoded by the coding sequence GTGCCTCGTCGTCGTGCTGTCCGTCTGTCGCTCGTGGTCGTCGCCGCGCTGCTCGTGGTCGTCCTGGTGGCCGCCACGGTCCTGACCTTCGCCGTGATCCGGCGACCGCTGCCGCAGGTCACGGGATCGGTCCAGCTGCCGGGCCTCGCCGCCGAGGTCGCCGTCACGCGCGACGCCCAGGGCGTGGCGCACATCACGGCCGACAGCTCCGCGGACCTGTTCCGGGCCCAGGGCTACGTGCACGCGCAGGACCGGTTCTTCGAGATGGACTACCGCCGCCACGTCACCGCGGGCCGGCTGTCCGAGCTCGTCGGTGAGAACGCGGACGCGCTCGAGGCCGACAAGGTCATCCGCACACTCGGGTGGCGCCGGGTGGCCGAGCAGGAGCTGCCGCTGCTGGCTCCCGCCACGCGCGACGCCCTGCAGGCCTACGCGGACGGCGTGAACGCCTACCTCGCTCAGCGGGACCCGTCGTCGCTCGCCGTCGAGTACACGATCCTCGGCCTGCAGGTCGACGTCGCGCAGCCCGAGCCGTGGAGCCCGGTCGACTCGCTCGCGTGGCTCAAGGCGATGGCCTGGGACCTGCGCGGCAACTACGACGAGGAGCTCGCCCGCGGGCTGACCTACTCCGCGGTCCGCGACGTCCAACGGGTCGACGAGCTCTTCCCGCCCTACCCGCAGGACCTGCACAGCCCCATCCTCGACGCCGCGAGCGTGCAGACCCCCGTCGCGACCACCACGTCGTCCGTCCTCGACCTGGCCGACTCGGGCGTGCAGCAGGCGCTGACCGCGGTCGACGCGGCCCTCGCGGCCGTCCCGCACCTGCTCGGCTCGGGGGAGGGCATCGGCTCGAACTCGTGGGTCGTCAGCGGCGCGCACACGGCGTCCGGCAAGCCGCTGCTCGCCAACGACCCGCACCTGTCGATCTCGGCTCCGGGCATCTGGTCGCAGGTCGCTCTGACCTGCCGCGAGGTCACCGCCGCGTGCCCCTACGACGTCGCGGGCTTCTCGTTCGCCGGACTTCCCGGCGTGATCATCGGGCACAACGCCCAGCTCGCGTGGGGCCTGACCAACCTCGGCGCGGACGTGACCGACTTCGTGCTCGAGAAGGTCATCGACGGGTGGTCGCTGCGCGACGGCGAGCGGGTGCCGCTGACGACGCGGACCGAGACGATCAAGGTCAACGGCGGTGCCGACGTCGAGCTGATCGTGCGTTCGACGAGCCACGGCCCGCTGGTGTCCGAGGTCCTCGGGGTCGGGGACGCGGGAACGGTCCCCATGCCCGACGGGTCGCCGGCCGGGCGTTACGAGGTCGCGCTCGAGTGGACCGCGCTGAGCCCGGGGCGTACCGCCGACGCGATCCTCGGCCTCGACGTCGCCGCGACCCCCGCCGACGTCGCGCGGAGCGCCGCCCTCTTCGACGTGCCGTCCCAGAACATCGTGTACGCCACGACCGACGGTCACATCGGCTACCAGGCGCCGGGGCGGATCCCGGTGCGGGCGGACGTCGCGGGCGCACCGCTCCCGTCGGACGGCTCCTGGCCGCGGCCGGGCTGGGACAGCGCCTACGACTGGACGGGCTACGTCGATGCGGCGCAGATGCCCGCGGTCGAGGACCCTGCGGCGGGTTTCATCGTCGCGGCGAACCAGGCGGTGACCCCCGCCGGCGTCGGTCCGTACCTGACCTCGGACTGGGACTACGGCTACCGGTCGCAGCGCATCCGCGACATCCTCACCCGCGACATCGAGGCCGGCACCCCCCTCGACGTGGCGAGTGCGGGCAGTCTCCAGCTGGACGACCACAACCCGTTCGCCGATGTGCTGGTGCCCGCGCTGCTCAGCGTCCACATCGCCGACTCGTTCGACGACGACGGCCAGCAGCTCCTGCGCACCTGGGACCGCCGCTCAGGGACGGACTCGGCCGCGGCCGCCTACTTCGCCGCGGTCTGGAAGACGCTCCTGCGGCTGACGTTCTGGGACGAGATGCCCGACGGCTACGAGCCCGACGGTGGCGACCGGTGGCTCGAGGTCGTCCGCACCCTGCTCGACCAGCCCGACTCGCCGTGGTGGGACGGCCACTCCACCGTGGGCGTGGTCGAGGGACGCGACGAGATCCTCACGCGCGCGCTGGTGTCGGCGCGAAGCGAGCTCACCGCGTCGCTCGGCAAGAATGCGAACGAGTGGCGATGGGGCGCGCTGCACACCGCTGCGCCGCAGCACCCGGTCCTCGGAGGTCCGTCGCTCCCGGCCCTCGTCCGGCGCCTCGTGAACCCGAGCCCGCTCGGGGTCGCGGGCGGATCCGCTCTCGTCGACGCGACGAGCTGGGACGCGTCAGCGGACTCCTTCACGGTCACGAGCGCGCCGTCGATGCGCATGGTCGTCGACCTCGGCAACCTCGACGGCTCGACCTGGGTCAGTTTCACCGGGACGTCGGGACACCCGGCGAGCGTCCACTACACCGACCAGTTCGACGCCTGGGCGACCGGGCGCACCTTCTCCTGGCCGTTCACGCCGACCGCGGTCGAGACCGGCGTCCGCGACAGGCTGACGCTCAGGCCGTCGTCGGGCGGCTGA
- a CDS encoding 5-formyltetrahydrofolate cyclo-ligase, protein MRIDAQPYPHVSDDSDIEDFKESLRSAIREARQLRSPRRRAEAGQGLAHVIETIPDVASARCVSLYASRPGEPDTSWLLDRLAARGVRVLMPILGAGLQRDWAEYAGAGDLRQRAPGRPPEPGTPTLGAEALAEADVVIAPALAIDTHGTRLGQGGGWYDRALENLRPGVRVIGVVFPVELYDAEVRPLPRQSHDRPVDAVATPQEWHELLSRPTTA, encoded by the coding sequence ATGCGCATCGATGCCCAGCCGTACCCGCACGTCAGCGACGATTCGGACATCGAGGACTTCAAGGAGTCGCTGCGCAGCGCGATCCGCGAGGCTCGCCAGCTGCGCTCACCGCGTCGACGGGCCGAGGCCGGCCAGGGCCTCGCCCATGTCATCGAGACGATCCCGGACGTGGCGAGCGCGCGCTGCGTGTCGCTGTACGCGTCGCGCCCGGGCGAGCCGGACACGAGCTGGCTGCTCGACCGGCTCGCGGCACGCGGCGTGCGCGTCCTGATGCCGATCCTCGGCGCCGGCCTCCAGCGCGACTGGGCCGAGTACGCGGGCGCCGGCGACCTGCGGCAGCGCGCACCCGGTCGCCCGCCCGAGCCGGGCACGCCGACGCTCGGCGCCGAGGCCCTCGCGGAGGCGGACGTCGTGATCGCACCTGCGCTTGCGATCGACACGCATGGGACCCGGCTCGGGCAGGGCGGCGGCTGGTACGACCGCGCGCTCGAGAACCTACGACCCGGCGTGCGCGTCATCGGGGTCGTGTTCCCCGTGGAGCTGTACGACGCCGAGGTCCGCCCGCTGCCCCGCCAGTCGCACGACCGCCCCGTCGACGCCGTCGCGACGCCGCAGGAGTGGCACGAGCTGCTCAGCCGCCCGACGACGGCCTGA
- the glp gene encoding gephyrin-like molybdotransferase Glp, which translates to MRSVQDHLAGVLAAVGPVPPLDVVLADAVGCILAADVTVGSDVPSLPVAARDGYAVAAHETADAGFAGGRSLPVAHDVLAGAVAPLRLAPGQAVRIASGAPMPVGADAVVPIEETDRGSVRVSLQRPAVPGQHVRTAGSDARAGEVVLEAGTRLGARQLALAAALGRGRLRVFPKARVVIMSIGDELIEPGSPRRDGAVYEADGHALETAVRDAGAAAVRVGIVSDDRAILREALEDQLVRADLVLTTGGLSELARDTIKDVLAPLGTVRFDHVAMSPGHRQGFGTIGGGLRDGAVPIFALQGHPVAAQVSFEVFVRPALRAMAGHTDLFRPSVTADATVGWSSPPGLRQFVPAFVVGSPAEGYQVTPVGDPAAASVTALSRANALAVVGEQDVVVHPGQRVHCLVLEG; encoded by the coding sequence ATGAGATCCGTCCAGGACCACCTGGCGGGCGTGCTCGCCGCAGTCGGCCCCGTCCCGCCGCTCGACGTCGTGCTGGCGGACGCCGTCGGCTGCATCCTCGCGGCCGACGTCACCGTCGGGTCCGACGTCCCTTCGCTGCCGGTGGCCGCACGTGACGGCTACGCCGTGGCGGCCCACGAGACGGCCGACGCGGGGTTCGCCGGCGGGCGGTCGCTGCCCGTGGCCCACGACGTGCTCGCTGGTGCCGTCGCCCCGCTGCGTCTGGCGCCGGGGCAGGCCGTCCGCATCGCGTCGGGGGCGCCGATGCCGGTGGGTGCCGACGCCGTCGTCCCCATCGAGGAGACCGACCGCGGCTCGGTGCGGGTCTCGTTGCAGCGACCAGCCGTTCCGGGTCAGCACGTGCGCACCGCGGGATCCGACGCGCGTGCGGGCGAGGTCGTGCTCGAGGCGGGCACCCGGCTCGGTGCCCGTCAGCTCGCCCTCGCCGCAGCTCTCGGTCGCGGCCGGCTGCGCGTCTTCCCCAAGGCGCGGGTGGTCATCATGTCGATCGGCGACGAGCTCATCGAACCAGGCTCGCCCCGGCGCGACGGTGCCGTGTACGAGGCGGACGGTCACGCGCTCGAGACCGCCGTCCGGGACGCGGGGGCGGCCGCCGTGCGGGTGGGCATCGTGTCGGACGATCGCGCGATCCTGCGGGAGGCGCTCGAGGACCAGCTCGTCCGCGCCGACCTCGTGCTCACGACCGGTGGCCTGAGCGAGCTCGCGCGCGACACCATCAAGGACGTCCTCGCGCCGCTGGGCACCGTCCGGTTCGACCACGTCGCGATGTCGCCCGGGCACCGGCAGGGGTTCGGGACGATCGGCGGCGGCCTGCGGGACGGCGCGGTGCCGATCTTCGCGCTGCAGGGCCACCCCGTCGCGGCCCAGGTGTCGTTCGAGGTCTTCGTCCGCCCCGCGCTGCGCGCCATGGCCGGTCACACGGACCTGTTCCGCCCGTCCGTGACGGCGGACGCGACGGTCGGCTGGTCGTCGCCGCCCGGACTCCGCCAGTTCGTTCCCGCGTTCGTCGTCGGCTCGCCCGCCGAGGGGTACCAGGTGACGCCGGTCGGCGACCCCGCCGCGGCATCCGTCACGGCACTGTCGCGCGCCAACGCGCTCGCCGTCGTCGGGGAGCAGGACGTCGTCGTCCACCCCGGCCAGCGCGTGCACTGCCTCGTGCTGGAGGGCTGA
- a CDS encoding GNAT family protein — MAVGWPVALTAGDVRLRPLRRSDQRTWMALRAQNAAWLEPWDATSPVPVRGPRPSFGEFVRSLSSQARSGGSLPFAVDYEGLLVGQLTVTGIMYGSLRSGSIGYWVSQHVAGRGIIPTAVALATDHCFEVLGLHRVEVNIRPENAPSLRVVAKLGFRDEGLRERYLHIGDEWCDHRSFALTTEDVPGGLLNRWRGRSLAT, encoded by the coding sequence ATGGCGGTGGGGTGGCCGGTGGCACTGACGGCCGGCGACGTTCGTCTGCGACCGTTGCGACGGTCGGACCAGCGCACGTGGATGGCGCTGCGTGCGCAGAACGCCGCATGGCTCGAGCCCTGGGATGCGACCTCCCCGGTCCCGGTCCGCGGCCCGCGCCCGTCGTTCGGCGAGTTCGTGCGGTCGCTGAGCTCGCAGGCTCGATCGGGCGGGTCGTTGCCGTTCGCGGTCGACTACGAGGGGCTGCTCGTCGGCCAGCTGACCGTCACGGGCATCATGTACGGGTCGTTGCGGTCGGGCTCGATCGGCTACTGGGTGTCCCAGCACGTCGCCGGACGCGGCATCATCCCGACCGCGGTCGCGCTCGCGACGGACCACTGCTTCGAGGTGCTCGGCCTGCACCGCGTCGAGGTCAACATCCGCCCCGAGAACGCGCCGTCGTTGCGCGTCGTGGCGAAGCTCGGCTTCCGCGACGAGGGCCTGCGGGAGCGGTACCTGCACATCGGCGACGAGTGGTGCGACCACAGGTCGTTCGCCCTGACGACCGAGGACGTCCCGGGCGGCCTCCTCAACCGCTGGCGCGGGCGATCGCTCGCGACGTAG
- a CDS encoding DUF4349 domain-containing protein, with translation MRNFVRLRGAAVVAVVLVGLLAGCSADRSGSSTSAVDSNAGKDGGALSGAAPQAGAAAEQGTSDAAGRQVITTGTAQLTVDDPRKAASAVVALVEGLGGRVDARQEQSAAEGRDAYAQLTVRIPSDDLTSTLTKLEDIGHVDRVNLSAQDVTGTAEDLDARIRALKLSVARMEELLSRATSNADLIAAENALTERQSNLESLQSQRARLAEQVALSTLDITLSTPGNAPEPTTHGFLGGLAAGWDALVGMLSTLVLVVGVLLPWLAFAGVITLAVLASLRWARRRRAGASVVGPVATSSYGPASAPSTQSGPGPAVQSGPAPAAQSGSAQSGIASPEVAPPAL, from the coding sequence ATGAGGAACTTCGTGAGGCTCCGCGGTGCCGCTGTCGTGGCTGTCGTCCTGGTCGGTCTGCTCGCCGGCTGCTCCGCGGACCGGAGCGGCAGCTCGACGTCGGCGGTCGACAGCAACGCTGGCAAGGACGGTGGCGCACTGTCGGGTGCCGCGCCGCAGGCAGGAGCGGCTGCCGAGCAGGGCACCTCCGACGCAGCCGGGCGCCAGGTCATCACGACGGGCACAGCTCAGCTCACCGTCGACGACCCGCGCAAGGCAGCCAGCGCCGTGGTGGCACTCGTCGAGGGCCTGGGCGGCCGCGTCGATGCCCGTCAGGAGCAGAGCGCGGCCGAGGGCAGGGACGCCTACGCGCAGCTGACGGTCCGCATCCCGTCCGACGACCTGACGTCGACGCTCACCAAGCTCGAGGACATCGGCCACGTCGATCGCGTGAACCTGTCCGCCCAGGACGTCACCGGCACCGCGGAGGACCTCGACGCGCGGATCCGGGCCCTGAAGCTGTCGGTGGCGCGCATGGAGGAGCTGCTCTCGCGCGCGACGTCGAACGCTGACCTGATCGCCGCCGAGAACGCCCTGACGGAGCGTCAGTCGAACCTCGAGAGCCTGCAGTCGCAGCGCGCCCGCCTCGCGGAGCAGGTCGCGCTGTCGACGCTCGACATCACCCTGTCGACACCGGGCAACGCCCCGGAACCGACCACCCATGGGTTCCTCGGAGGGCTCGCGGCGGGGTGGGACGCGCTCGTGGGGATGCTCAGCACCCTCGTGCTCGTCGTGGGGGTCCTGCTGCCGTGGCTCGCGTTCGCCGGCGTGATCACCCTCGCCGTCCTGGCCTCGCTGCGGTGGGCGCGTCGCCGTCGGGCAGGCGCGTCCGTGGTCGGACCGGTGGCGACCTCGTCGTACGGGCCCGCGTCAGCGCCGAGCACGCAGTCCGGGCCCGGGCCGGCCGTTCAGTCGGGGCCTGCGCCCGCCGCGCAGTCCGGGTCCGCGCAGTCAGGGATCGCATCGCCGGAGGTCGCGCCGCCCGCGCTCTGA
- a CDS encoding family 20 glycosylhydrolase, translating into MIPRPHVCEPGGGAPFEVTASTAIVVRPTPEEITLAVVAADLLSSGAGSPVEIRYVDDGSAGVIALHLTPDGSPADDERYTLTVTASRVVIDAPRRTGLVHGLATLRQLLRPVGTGAGRRLVAPAVHIEDAPRYRWRGLSVDVARHFFGLDELKVLVTLLTRYKLNVLHLHLTDDQGWRLDVPSRPLLTERSAGSAVGGDPGGFLRTVEYTELVEFAAARGVTVVPEIDIPGHVNAALHAYGELTPSGRPTGVYTGIDVGFSRLSADVPATEAFLRDVFTDVAALTPGRYVHIGGDEVTEMSAEEYARLVGIAAAAVHAAGKRVVGWQEVASVSLSPGSLVQVWDHRLDPTDVISAVRAGARVLLSPGPHAYLDMKYDASTPLGLEWAGHIELRDAYEWEPSTFLAGVPADAIEGVEAAVWTETIRSLDELTTMLLPRLAALAEVAWSAPEDRDWADFRVRVAQHGAVWDRAGFAWYASPQVDWVAGPA; encoded by the coding sequence GTGATCCCGCGTCCGCACGTGTGCGAGCCGGGCGGCGGGGCGCCGTTCGAGGTCACGGCGAGCACGGCCATCGTGGTCCGTCCGACCCCCGAGGAGATCACGCTGGCCGTCGTCGCCGCCGACCTGCTCAGCAGCGGCGCGGGGTCGCCCGTCGAGATCCGGTACGTCGACGACGGCAGCGCCGGAGTCATCGCGCTGCACCTGACGCCCGACGGCAGCCCCGCCGACGACGAGCGCTACACGCTGACCGTGACGGCGTCTCGCGTCGTGATCGACGCGCCGAGGCGGACGGGGCTCGTGCACGGCCTGGCGACCCTCCGCCAGCTCCTGCGCCCGGTCGGAACTGGCGCGGGCCGACGGCTCGTCGCCCCCGCGGTCCACATCGAGGACGCGCCGCGCTACCGGTGGCGCGGGCTGTCGGTCGACGTCGCCCGGCACTTCTTCGGCCTGGACGAGCTCAAGGTCCTCGTGACGCTCCTGACCCGCTACAAGCTCAACGTCCTGCACCTGCACCTCACGGACGACCAGGGGTGGCGTCTCGACGTGCCGTCGCGTCCGTTGCTCACGGAGCGCTCGGCGGGCAGCGCCGTGGGCGGCGACCCGGGCGGTTTCCTGCGCACCGTCGAGTACACCGAGCTCGTCGAGTTCGCCGCGGCCCGTGGTGTGACGGTCGTCCCGGAGATCGACATCCCGGGGCACGTCAACGCGGCCCTGCACGCGTATGGCGAGCTCACCCCGTCGGGGCGGCCCACGGGCGTCTACACCGGCATCGACGTCGGGTTCAGCCGCCTGAGCGCCGACGTCCCCGCGACGGAGGCGTTCCTGCGCGACGTCTTCACCGATGTCGCCGCGCTGACGCCGGGCCGGTACGTCCACATCGGCGGCGACGAGGTGACCGAGATGTCGGCCGAGGAGTACGCGCGGCTCGTCGGGATCGCCGCGGCCGCGGTGCACGCAGCGGGCAAGCGCGTGGTCGGCTGGCAGGAGGTCGCGTCGGTGTCGCTCTCACCCGGGAGCCTCGTGCAGGTCTGGGACCACCGGCTGGACCCGACCGACGTGATCTCGGCGGTGCGGGCGGGTGCCCGCGTGCTGCTGTCGCCCGGCCCGCACGCCTACCTCGACATGAAGTACGACGCGTCGACCCCGCTCGGCCTGGAGTGGGCGGGGCACATCGAGCTGCGCGACGCGTACGAGTGGGAGCCGTCGACGTTCCTCGCCGGCGTCCCGGCCGACGCGATCGAGGGCGTCGAGGCAGCCGTGTGGACCGAGACCATCCGCAGCCTCGACGAGCTCACCACCATGCTGCTGCCGCGGCTCGCCGCGCTCGCCGAGGTCGCCTGGTCGGCGCCCGAGGACCGCGACTGGGCGGACTTCCGCGTGCGCGTCGCGCAGCACGGGGCGGTGTGGGACCGCGCGGGGTTCGCCTGGTACGCGAGCCCGCAGGTCGACTGGGTCGCCGGCCCGGCCTGA